From the Anguilla anguilla isolate fAngAng1 chromosome 6, fAngAng1.pri, whole genome shotgun sequence genome, one window contains:
- the ephx1 gene encoding epoxide hydrolase 1 yields MITEVLVALVLGAVVYVLLLRRRQEVLKTEDGWWGEGEPPDTPEDDIIHPFKVETSSEEIEDLHKRLDHTRPFPCLEDSQFNYGFNAKYLQKVVSYWRNDFDWKKQVEKLNRYPHFKTKIEGIDVHYVHVRPRNLPEGTSGVPLLMVHGWPGSFYEFYGILPLLTEPRNPDDFAFEVICPSIPGYGFSEAPRKKGFNSVCAARVFHKLMKRLGFTQFYAHGGDWGWLVTTNMAQLEPKTVKGLHINFAPPPKFGVGMAMSILLGRRFPKLFGFTEHDLSRLFPVKQKLIVESLMETGYMHIQATKPDTIGRGLNDSPVGLAAYILEKFSTWTNPEFRNLEDGGLERNFSLDDLLTNVMIYWTTGSIISSMRFYKENFGEGLNQKHSKIPVYVPTGYAAFPNELMHTPKPWVKQMYRKLKSYTPMARGGHFAAMEEPQLMAEDIQNFIRKLEKRKRK; encoded by the exons ATGATTACAGAGGTGTTGGTGGCCCTTGTCCTTGGGGCGGTCGTCTACGTCCTGCTGCTGAGAAGGAGGCAGGAGGTCCTGAAGACGGAGGATGGCTGGTGGGGCGAGGGAGAGCCCCCGGACACCCCTGAAGATGACATCATTCACCCCTTCAAGGTGGAGACCTCCAGTGAGGAGATAGAG GATCTGCACAAGAGACTGGATCACACAAGGCCTTTCCCCTGCCTAGAAGACAGCCAGTTCAACTATGGCTTCAACGCCAAATATCTGCAGAAAGTCGTGTCATACTGGAGAAATGACTTTGACTGGAAAAAGCAGGTGGAGAAACTCAACAGATACCCGCACTTCAAAACTAAAATCGAAG GGATCGACGTGCACTACGTACACGTGCGTCCTCGGAACCTTCCGGAAGGGACCAGCGGCGTGCCCCTGCTCATGGTGCACGGCTGGCCCGGTTCCTTCTACGAATTCTACGGGATCCTGCCCCTGCTGACGGAGCCCAGGAACCCGGACGACTTCGCGTTTGAGGTCATCTGCCCCTCCATACCGGGCTACGGCTTCTCAGAGGCACCCCGAAAGAAAG GTTTCAACTCTGTGTGTGCTGCCCGAGTGTTCCACAAGCTGATGAAGAGGCTGGGCTTCACTCAGTTCTATGCACACGGGGGTGACTGGGGCTGGCTCGTCACCACCAATATGGCCCAGCTGGAGCCCAA AACCGTCAAAGGCCTGCACATCAACTTTGCCCCGCCACCCAAGTTTGGCGTTGGCATGGCGATGTCCATACTGTTGGGCCGACGCTTCCCCAAGCTGTTCGGGTTCACGGAGCACGACCTGAGCCGCCTCTTCCCCGTCAAGCAGAAGTTGATAGTGGAGTCGCTGATGGAGACGGGCTACATGCACATCCAGGCCACCAAACCAGACACCATAG GTCGTGGGCTGAATGACAGCCCTGTTGGCCTTGCTGCGTACATCCTGGAGAAGTTCTCCACCTGGACCAATCCAGAGTTCCGGAACCTTGAAGACGGAGGACTGGAAAG GAATTTTTCCCTTGACGACCTTTTGACCAACGTGATGATTTACTGGACAACGGGGTCCATCATTTCATCCATGCGTTTCTACAAGGAGAACTTCGGCGAGGGCTTGAACCAAAAACACTCAAA GATCCCAGTTTACGTCCCGACGGGCTACGCCGCCTTCCCCAACGAGCTGATGCATACCCCGAAGCCGTGGGTGAAGCAGATGTACCGCAAGCTCAAGTCCTACACCCCCATGGCCCGAGGAGGCCACTTCGCCGCCATGGAGGAGCCCCAGCTGATGGCCGAGGACATCCAGAACTTCATCAGGAAGCTGGAGAAGAGGAAAAGGAAGTGA
- the srp9 gene encoding signal recognition particle 9 kDa protein — translation MPYYQIWEEFARAAEKLYLTDPMKVRVVLKYRHCDGNLCMKVTDDAVCLQYKTDQAQDVKKIEKLHGKLMRFMVSKESRSVAMETD, via the exons ATGCCTTATTATCAAATATGGGAAGAGTTCGCCAGAGCCGCCGAAAAACTGTATTTGACAGACCCAATGAAG GTTAGAGTTGTACTGAAGTATCGCCATTGTGACGGGAACCTTTGTATGAAAGTCACAGACGACGCAGTG tgtttgcaGTATAAGACCGACCAGGCCCAGGATGTCAAGAAGATTGAGAAGCTGCACGGCAAGTTGATGAGATTCATGGTTTCCAAGGAATCACGTagcgttgccatggaaacggacTGA